The following coding sequences lie in one Mucilaginibacter sp. KACC 22773 genomic window:
- a CDS encoding glycosyltransferase family 4 protein: protein MKVAFLGKNFRDTYSGGRIHAWMMAHAFAAREHNVHYYTNTKPVFDEELKDYSDSSNFKKIYNKFFLFFPLQKYDLIVIIPHLASKRSYLIDKWLFYPQLIFLKRISGCPVIYVDFESPNWINELVPGSRPEEVYKYSNNILSAVDVILSTTQEGMKYAAQYYTKYNSGLSFKQVYLSINSRIADRFVNSKKEKQVIYFGRFGEKHKNSSVLNDIINALPPYYTLLVIGNPEKLNADIYQALINQAKEKGIELVFKSGISEREKYEHLALSKLLIYSSSFEGYGLPPIEAQYVGTPVLCSDIPVLREVNKEAEFINFDDKEILTVKINSMLNAEYDKNKLKASVSAFAEFNNYVKNIKYLVDSI, encoded by the coding sequence ATGAAAGTTGCTTTTCTTGGCAAGAATTTTAGAGATACCTATTCTGGCGGTCGGATACACGCCTGGATGATGGCTCATGCCTTTGCTGCCCGGGAGCATAACGTACATTACTATACAAATACTAAGCCGGTATTCGACGAAGAGCTTAAAGATTACTCGGACAGTAGTAATTTTAAGAAAATTTACAACAAGTTCTTTTTATTTTTTCCGCTACAAAAATACGATCTGATCGTAATAATTCCGCACCTCGCGTCAAAAAGGTCATATTTAATTGATAAGTGGCTGTTTTATCCTCAGCTTATTTTTTTAAAGCGAATTTCGGGTTGCCCTGTAATATATGTTGATTTTGAGAGCCCGAATTGGATTAATGAGCTTGTTCCTGGAAGCAGGCCAGAAGAAGTTTATAAATATAGCAACAACATTTTGTCAGCTGTTGACGTGATTTTGTCAACTACACAAGAGGGCATGAAGTATGCGGCTCAATATTATACCAAATATAATAGTGGTTTAAGTTTTAAGCAGGTATACCTTAGCATTAATTCGAGGATTGCAGATAGATTCGTGAACAGCAAAAAGGAAAAACAAGTTATTTATTTTGGACGATTTGGCGAAAAGCACAAAAACTCCAGTGTTCTTAATGATATTATAAATGCTTTACCCCCCTATTATACATTGCTTGTGATTGGCAACCCTGAAAAATTAAATGCAGATATATACCAGGCTTTAATCAATCAGGCAAAAGAAAAAGGGATTGAGCTGGTTTTTAAATCCGGCATTTCCGAGCGAGAAAAGTATGAGCATTTGGCCTTGTCAAAGCTTTTGATCTATAGTTCGTCATTTGAGGGATATGGACTGCCGCCAATAGAGGCCCAATATGTTGGTACACCAGTGCTATGTTCTGATATTCCGGTGTTGAGGGAGGTAAATAAAGAAGCTGAGTTTATCAACTTTGACGATAAAGAAATATTGACTGTCAAAATCAATAGCATGTTAAATGCGGAATATGATAAGAACAAGCTTAAAGCAAGTGTAAGTGCATTTGCAGAGTTTAATAACTATGTTAAAAATATAAAATATTTAGTTGATTCAATTTAA
- a CDS encoding YhcH/YjgK/YiaL family protein translates to MIVDKLKNIDTYKGISDDIYAGLQYLQNAVADIEVGVYKINENVKAIVSEYNTVENFERGYEAHKHVIDIQYPIRGLERVKWSPIEGMTVNIPYSEEHDRTFYKDPSSQGTHVDIGNGIFAIMFPEDGHGPQHYVNQPEFIKKITIKVAI, encoded by the coding sequence ATGATAGTTGACAAATTAAAGAATATAGACACTTACAAAGGCATTTCTGACGATATATATGCCGGTTTGCAATACTTACAAAACGCCGTTGCTGATATCGAAGTTGGTGTTTACAAGATTAACGAGAATGTGAAGGCTATTGTTAGCGAGTATAATACTGTCGAGAATTTTGAAAGAGGGTATGAGGCTCATAAACATGTTATTGATATCCAATATCCTATAAGGGGCCTTGAAAGAGTTAAATGGTCGCCAATTGAAGGAATGACTGTAAATATCCCATATAGTGAAGAGCATGATCGCACATTTTACAAAGATCCTTCAAGTCAGGGTACACATGTTGATATTGGAAACGGAATATTTGCTATCATGTTTCCGGAAGATGGGCACGGCCCGCAGCATTACGTTAACCAACCTGAATTTATTAAGAAAATAACAATAAAGGTGGCTATTTAA
- a CDS encoding 6-hydroxymethylpterin diphosphokinase MptE-like protein, with protein MALGNIKRLLTLKRSDVTLSRIGKAVWRRIVDIPQKVIWSAPFPFTKENRKGIEQFKNMHAGKRCFLIANGPSLKHVDFSLLKNEYTIGLNRIYLMEKDTGFLPTYLGCIDIEAQLSQFIDDYDNLELPCFFNWDYRHKFSKRKNQYFLKDKLTPEFSTNIAKQGYGTGQSVTYMAMQLAFYMGFSEVYIIGKDHSYNTNAKSGTTIKSTGKEDNHFIKGYYKPGMTWFAPDLQSEEFAYKLARKAFELDGRVIKDATIGGNLQIFEKVDFYSLFPTKNEA; from the coding sequence ATGGCATTAGGAAATATTAAACGCTTATTAACCCTAAAAAGGAGCGACGTTACATTATCAAGGATAGGTAAAGCTGTTTGGAGAAGAATAGTCGATATACCCCAAAAAGTTATTTGGTCTGCTCCTTTCCCTTTTACAAAAGAGAACAGGAAAGGCATTGAGCAGTTTAAAAACATGCATGCTGGCAAACGATGTTTTTTAATTGCCAATGGGCCAAGTTTAAAGCATGTTGATTTTTCGTTGTTGAAAAACGAATACACCATTGGGCTAAATCGGATATATTTAATGGAAAAAGATACGGGTTTTTTGCCTACATACTTAGGATGTATTGACATAGAAGCTCAATTATCCCAATTTATTGATGATTATGATAATTTAGAGTTACCATGTTTTTTTAACTGGGACTATAGACACAAATTTTCAAAAAGAAAAAATCAATACTTTTTAAAAGATAAGTTAACACCTGAATTTTCTACAAATATTGCGAAGCAAGGATATGGTACTGGTCAATCAGTTACTTATATGGCAATGCAGCTTGCTTTTTATATGGGATTTAGTGAGGTGTACATTATAGGAAAAGATCACTCATACAACACCAACGCAAAATCGGGAACAACTATCAAAAGTACAGGTAAAGAAGACAATCATTTTATAAAGGGCTATTATAAACCCGGAATGACATGGTTTGCACCCGATTTACAAAGTGAAGAATTCGCCTATAAGTTAGCCCGCAAAGCTTTTGAGCTGGATGGGAGAGTGATCAAGGATGCAACAATTGGGGGGAACTTGCAAATATTTGAAAAGGTAGACTTTTATTCATTGTTTCCAACAAAAAATGAGGCATAG
- a CDS encoding acylneuraminate cytidylyltransferase family protein, translating into MKYVVEIPVRLGSKRVPKKNLRLINGKPMVAYAIEAAKASKFVDKVYVNSEAEVIRKLCADYGVEFYERKPELAEDTATQDEFNYDFLCNVEAENLVLVNPVSPLVLPEDIDNVIRYYEEHKLDSLISVKEEKLQTFFADKPLNFRTDGPLPMTQSLVPIQLCAWTVCIWNAKKFKEHYEKHNYAVFVGNYGLYPFDPIRSIKVSSEEDFILAELYLKSKLSDKSKEIAYYE; encoded by the coding sequence ATGAAATACGTTGTAGAAATTCCCGTAAGACTGGGTAGTAAAAGAGTCCCTAAGAAAAACCTTCGGTTAATAAATGGCAAGCCTATGGTGGCATATGCAATTGAAGCTGCAAAAGCTTCAAAATTTGTTGATAAGGTTTATGTAAATTCAGAGGCCGAAGTAATACGTAAGCTTTGTGCTGATTATGGTGTGGAGTTTTATGAAAGAAAACCTGAGCTGGCAGAAGACACTGCTACACAGGATGAATTTAATTATGATTTTCTGTGCAATGTGGAAGCAGAGAACCTTGTTTTGGTAAATCCGGTGTCTCCACTTGTTTTGCCAGAAGATATTGATAATGTGATCAGATATTATGAAGAGCATAAGCTTGATTCTTTGATCTCAGTAAAAGAAGAAAAACTGCAGACCTTTTTTGCTGATAAGCCTTTAAATTTCAGAACAGACGGACCTTTGCCAATGACACAATCGCTTGTTCCTATACAGCTTTGTGCCTGGACGGTTTGCATCTGGAATGCAAAAAAGTTTAAAGAACATTATGAAAAACACAATTATGCTGTTTTTGTAGGTAATTACGGCTTGTATCCATTTGATCCGATACGATCTATAAAAGTGTCATCGGAGGAAGATTTTATACTGGCTGAATTGTATTTGAAATCAAAACTGAGTGATAAATCTAAAGAAATAGCTTACTATGAATAA
- a CDS encoding WecB/TagA/CpsF family glycosyltransferase — MKNIFKTISCLGYTVYADSLDKISIKRKALISTINQYSYCIAKEDVDFKESLKRSEILLPDGIAIVWATRLLTGKRIEKIAGADVHSYLLNETNLSSGSCFYLGSTDETLSEIVNRVNAEYPNIKIGSYSPPYKPEFSDNDNKEILKAINDFKPDVLFVGMTAPKQEKWAYALKDQIDANIICSIGAVFDFYAGTVKRPSKFAINLGMEWLLRLLREPRRLWRRYLYYGPIFLYEIFLIKFKRRAIPS; from the coding sequence ATGAAAAATATATTCAAAACTATAAGTTGCCTTGGCTATACCGTCTACGCAGACTCATTAGATAAGATTTCTATAAAACGGAAAGCCTTAATTTCAACCATTAATCAATATTCATATTGTATAGCTAAAGAGGATGTTGATTTTAAAGAGTCGCTTAAAAGATCTGAAATATTATTGCCCGATGGTATTGCTATTGTTTGGGCTACAAGATTGCTAACAGGAAAAAGAATAGAGAAAATTGCAGGAGCTGATGTTCATAGTTACTTGTTAAACGAAACGAATTTAAGTAGCGGCTCGTGTTTTTATCTGGGCTCAACAGATGAAACCCTAAGCGAAATTGTCAACCGAGTAAATGCCGAATATCCCAATATTAAAATTGGGTCATATTCGCCTCCATATAAACCGGAGTTTAGCGATAACGACAACAAAGAAATACTTAAAGCTATAAACGATTTTAAGCCTGATGTATTATTTGTTGGGATGACAGCCCCGAAACAGGAAAAATGGGCTTACGCTTTAAAAGATCAAATTGATGCCAATATAATTTGTTCGATAGGTGCGGTATTTGATTTTTATGCCGGTACGGTAAAGCGGCCAAGTAAGTTTGCAATTAATCTGGGAATGGAATGGCTGCTGAGATTATTAAGGGAGCCGCGACGCCTATGGAGACGATACTTATATTATGGGCCCATTTTTTTGTACGAAATATTTTTAATCAAATTTAAAAGAAGGGCTATTCCTTCATAA
- a CDS encoding cyclase family protein, protein MIIRLSHIISQNTPSYGNKDRVFIRDNSSILKGETANTTCWVFSNNHIGTHIDSSFHFCQDGKKTFEIPLEEYFYKKVATVDIPCSEAKLIDVGDFDKLSSIDDNVELLLIRTGFENYRNDDKYWNNNPGLAPELADYFRTEYPRLRCVGFDFISLTSWKFRPQGRESHRQFLCPGGDKKSILVIEDMALNEAYHEFEWVVVAPLFVEDGNGGAVTVLAKKREL, encoded by the coding sequence ATGATTATTCGTCTTTCTCATATTATTTCACAAAATACGCCATCTTATGGAAATAAGGATCGGGTATTTATAAGAGACAATTCTTCTATTTTAAAAGGCGAAACAGCAAACACAACTTGTTGGGTGTTTTCAAACAATCACATAGGCACCCATATTGATTCATCTTTTCATTTTTGTCAGGATGGAAAAAAGACCTTTGAAATACCATTAGAAGAGTATTTTTACAAAAAGGTTGCTACGGTAGATATACCTTGCAGTGAAGCAAAATTGATAGACGTTGGTGATTTTGACAAATTGTCGTCAATTGACGACAATGTTGAGCTTTTGCTTATACGAACCGGATTTGAAAATTACCGGAATGATGATAAGTACTGGAATAATAATCCAGGGTTGGCTCCTGAGTTGGCAGATTACTTCAGGACCGAATACCCTAGATTAAGATGTGTGGGCTTTGATTTTATATCTCTTACCTCATGGAAATTCCGGCCGCAAGGAAGAGAAAGTCACCGGCAGTTCCTTTGCCCCGGCGGCGATAAAAAAAGTATTCTTGTAATAGAAGATATGGCATTAAACGAAGCTTATCATGAATTTGAATGGGTAGTTGTGGCTCCTTTATTTGTTGAAGATGGAAATGGTGGTGCCGTAACAGTTTTGGCAAAAAAGCGTGAGCTTTAA
- a CDS encoding acyltransferase, with translation MMNKLKDIKGGIRVLIQYLNINTLFFNFKYLPFSQAILLPVYISRKTHLKCVKGRIQIKSRLQPGMIRIGYGDVGIFDKHRSRTIWGVKGTVVFEGTAKIGHGARISVSSNSILSLGDNFILNAESAIVCQKGISFGQNCLLSWDILIMDTDLHKIYDLDGNVSNYPVPVVVGNNVWIGCRSLILKGADIADGCIVAANTTVSKKFHKTNMIVGGTPAAERRQIKSWDHEGFSKF, from the coding sequence ATGATGAATAAGTTAAAAGATATCAAGGGAGGGATAAGGGTATTAATTCAATATCTTAACATTAATACACTTTTTTTTAATTTTAAATATTTGCCATTTAGTCAGGCTATTTTATTGCCGGTATATATAAGTCGTAAAACGCATTTGAAATGTGTAAAAGGTAGAATACAAATTAAATCAAGGTTACAACCAGGGATGATCAGAATAGGATACGGTGATGTGGGGATTTTTGATAAACACAGATCACGAACAATCTGGGGGGTAAAAGGAACCGTTGTATTTGAAGGAACTGCTAAAATTGGCCATGGTGCCAGGATTTCAGTGAGCTCTAATTCGATTTTATCTCTTGGGGACAATTTTATTTTAAATGCAGAATCAGCTATTGTCTGTCAAAAAGGAATATCTTTCGGACAAAATTGTCTGCTCTCCTGGGATATACTGATAATGGATACTGATCTACATAAGATATACGATCTCGATGGAAATGTGAGCAATTATCCGGTACCGGTAGTTGTTGGTAATAACGTATGGATAGGGTGTAGATCACTTATTTTGAAAGGGGCTGATATTGCAGACGGGTGTATTGTTGCTGCGAACACTACTGTGAGTAAAAAGTTTCACAAAACTAACATGATTGTTGGCGGAACGCCGGCTGCAGAACGCCGACAAATTAAAAGTTGGGATCATGAGGGTTTTTCCAAATTTTAA
- a CDS encoding Gfo/Idh/MocA family protein, whose translation MNYKVGIIGYGVMGRIRHQAIDEIKKGEVIAISEPNAEKEVKGIPNISHEEIIKHADIDVIIVCTPNFLNKDLTIRALNAGKHVFCEKPPAFTGADILEIQKAETASGKKLMYGFNHRHHDSVMNIKRLIDSGEYGKVLWLRGRYGKSVTSDYFNQWRAKKELAGGGILMDQGIHMLDLFLYLSGDFDVVKAEVSNLYWHMDVEDNAFVILKESATGKVASLHSTMSQWRHLFSLEIFLEKGYMVLNGLITSSMSYGEETLSIAKNRSTAPAATWKDEVVTKYVDNNSWRYEMDHFFDSIDTDTAITIGNSDDAYKLMRIIDKVYEQKEF comes from the coding sequence ATGAATTATAAAGTTGGTATAATAGGTTATGGTGTAATGGGAAGAATCAGGCACCAGGCTATTGATGAAATTAAAAAAGGCGAAGTTATAGCCATATCTGAACCAAACGCAGAAAAAGAAGTTAAAGGCATTCCTAATATCAGCCATGAGGAAATAATAAAGCATGCCGATATAGATGTGATTATTGTTTGTACACCAAATTTTTTAAACAAAGATTTAACGATACGAGCGTTAAATGCAGGAAAGCATGTTTTTTGTGAAAAACCACCTGCCTTTACTGGTGCGGATATACTGGAGATACAAAAAGCTGAAACAGCGAGCGGTAAAAAGCTGATGTACGGTTTTAACCATCGCCATCATGATAGCGTTATGAATATCAAACGATTGATAGATAGTGGTGAGTACGGAAAAGTATTGTGGCTCCGTGGCCGCTATGGTAAAAGTGTAACAAGTGATTATTTTAACCAGTGGAGGGCCAAGAAGGAATTAGCAGGTGGCGGTATTCTGATGGACCAAGGTATTCATATGCTCGACCTGTTCTTATACCTTTCTGGCGATTTTGATGTAGTTAAAGCAGAAGTTTCAAATCTTTACTGGCATATGGATGTTGAAGATAACGCTTTCGTAATCCTCAAAGAATCTGCAACCGGAAAAGTGGCCTCATTACACTCTACTATGTCACAATGGCGCCACTTGTTTTCATTAGAGATATTTCTTGAAAAGGGGTATATGGTATTAAATGGCCTGATAACGTCATCAATGTCATATGGTGAAGAAACACTTTCAATTGCCAAAAACAGATCGACCGCACCTGCTGCTACCTGGAAGGACGAAGTTGTAACTAAATATGTTGATAATAACAGCTGGCGTTATGAAATGGATCATTTTTTTGACTCCATCGATACAGATACCGCTATCACCATCGGTAATTCGGATGATGCCTACAAGCTTATGCGTATTATAGATAAAGTATACGAACAAAAAGAATTCTAA
- a CDS encoding phosphoglycerate dehydrogenase: MNKVLTSPSSFGQVGPEPVELLIQNGYEVINNPHGRKLTEDEVIELAKDCVGIVAGVESLTAKVMDALPTLKCISRVGIGMDSVDLNYASQKGIIVTNTPDGPTRAVAELTLAMTLSLLRKIPQAHYDLKNKVWKKQVGNLALDKVVGVVGLGRIGKLVSQLFRGIGNPVIGYDPYADAAWATNNGVELLDFDAVLSKADIVTIHVPGNEDGSAVIGAKEIDLMKRGAFLVNISRGGIVDEDALYNALSTKKLTGAAIDVFSTEPYAGPLCDLDNVVLTPHLGSYAEEGKLLMEVDAVKNLINALK; encoded by the coding sequence ATGAATAAAGTATTAACGTCCCCATCGTCTTTTGGGCAAGTTGGGCCGGAGCCTGTAGAATTACTTATCCAAAACGGGTATGAGGTGATTAATAATCCGCATGGAAGAAAGCTTACAGAAGATGAGGTTATTGAATTGGCTAAAGATTGTGTAGGTATCGTTGCTGGCGTTGAGTCGCTTACCGCAAAAGTGATGGATGCTTTGCCTACGTTGAAATGCATTAGCAGGGTTGGCATAGGCATGGATAGTGTGGATTTAAATTATGCATCCCAAAAAGGGATTATTGTAACAAATACCCCCGATGGACCAACCCGTGCGGTGGCGGAACTAACCTTGGCGATGACGCTTTCGTTGCTAAGGAAAATTCCGCAGGCCCATTATGATCTTAAAAATAAAGTTTGGAAAAAACAAGTGGGCAACCTTGCCCTCGACAAAGTTGTAGGTGTTGTAGGTTTAGGGCGTATAGGTAAATTGGTATCTCAATTATTTAGAGGCATAGGAAACCCTGTAATTGGTTATGATCCGTATGCGGATGCTGCCTGGGCAACAAATAACGGAGTTGAATTGCTTGATTTTGACGCTGTGTTATCCAAAGCTGATATTGTTACAATCCATGTTCCGGGAAATGAAGATGGATCTGCAGTAATAGGGGCTAAAGAAATTGATTTAATGAAAAGAGGTGCCTTTCTGGTAAATATATCCCGTGGTGGTATTGTTGATGAAGATGCTTTGTATAATGCGCTTTCAACTAAGAAATTAACCGGAGCGGCAATCGACGTTTTTTCGACAGAGCCTTATGCCGGACCATTATGCGATCTGGATAATGTTGTACTTACCCCTCACCTTGGGTCATATGCCGAAGAAGGAAAGCTACTTATGGAGGTTGACGCTGTTAAAAATTTAATTAACGCACTAAAATAA
- a CDS encoding AroB-related putative sugar phosphate phospholyase (cyclizing) — translation MEDILMYNFKIKSIVHDYGVQFIDDTRTVLFQELKEGDVIIIDNKIKELYKELLQPVLDLYWHIGIDASENVKSYQGVMSIIESLIDNGFRKNHRLVAIGGGITQDATAFIASIMYRGVDWYFFPTSLLAQGDSCIGSKTSINFNKYKNQLGGFYPPNQIFINLEFLDTLSMWDLKSGMGEMCHYFIVSGEEDFMRFKNEYAQALVDKKVLAGIINRSLEIKKSYIERDEFDKNERLVFNYGHSFGHAIESLTNYRIPHGIAVSYGMDMANFVSVKLGYIDPAVRQNIRELLHQIWEGTSITDISLDKFTSALSKDKKNVGKTLGLILNKGYGKIFRDMRPMDEQFIGWMNEYFTNELN, via the coding sequence ATGGAGGATATACTAATGTATAATTTTAAAATTAAATCGATTGTTCACGATTACGGTGTGCAGTTTATTGATGATACGCGAACTGTACTATTTCAGGAGCTTAAAGAAGGTGACGTAATTATCATCGATAATAAAATAAAAGAACTATATAAAGAGCTGCTTCAGCCCGTACTTGATTTGTATTGGCATATTGGTATTGATGCTTCCGAAAACGTGAAGAGTTATCAGGGGGTAATGTCTATTATTGAGAGCCTGATAGATAATGGTTTCAGGAAAAATCACAGACTGGTAGCCATAGGAGGGGGTATAACTCAAGATGCTACTGCTTTTATAGCGTCAATCATGTACCGTGGTGTTGACTGGTATTTTTTCCCCACTTCACTACTTGCCCAGGGCGATAGTTGTATCGGAAGTAAAACATCTATTAATTTTAATAAATACAAAAATCAGCTGGGGGGCTTTTATCCGCCTAACCAAATATTCATTAACCTTGAATTTTTGGACACCCTTTCTATGTGGGACCTGAAGTCGGGAATGGGCGAAATGTGCCATTATTTTATAGTATCGGGGGAAGAGGACTTTATGCGGTTCAAAAATGAATATGCGCAAGCCCTTGTTGATAAAAAAGTTTTAGCCGGTATCATCAACAGAAGTCTCGAAATAAAGAAGAGCTATATTGAGAGGGATGAGTTTGATAAAAACGAACGTCTTGTATTTAATTACGGACATTCGTTTGGGCACGCTATAGAATCACTTACTAATTATCGGATACCCCATGGCATTGCTGTAAGTTATGGCATGGATATGGCCAATTTTGTTTCGGTAAAGTTAGGATACATTGATCCTGCGGTTCGTCAAAACATCAGGGAGTTGTTACATCAGATATGGGAAGGAACGTCTATTACTGATATCTCGCTTGATAAATTTACATCGGCGCTAAGCAAAGACAAAAAGAATGTAGGTAAAACACTGGGTCTGATCCTTAATAAAGGGTATGGCAAAATATTCAGGGATATGAGGCCGATGGATGAGCAGTTTATTGGATGGATGAACGAATATTTTACAAACGAATTAAACTAA
- a CDS encoding D-sedoheptulose-7-phosphate isomerase produces MERQEKVKSYLGDYITRLTDILNKIEVAKLEQVITAMITAFKKGNTIYVVGNGGSAATASHMQADFRFFVRYFSKFRPKIIALTDNVPMITAIGNDNNFDDVFVEQMRGQFVPGDVLIAISASGNSPNLVKAAEYANELGGTSISFVGFLGGKLNEISSISLYTPNPKGDYGPIEDVHMILNHIIVNYLSTDDEFLSLTAK; encoded by the coding sequence ATGGAAAGACAAGAAAAAGTTAAAAGCTATTTGGGTGACTATATCACCAGGTTGACTGATATTTTAAATAAAATTGAAGTTGCAAAACTTGAGCAGGTAATTACCGCTATGATTACTGCCTTTAAAAAAGGTAACACCATTTATGTTGTTGGTAACGGCGGCAGCGCTGCTACAGCATCGCATATGCAGGCCGATTTCAGGTTTTTTGTTCGCTATTTTTCAAAATTTCGCCCAAAAATCATCGCTTTAACTGACAACGTACCCATGATTACCGCTATTGGTAACGACAACAACTTTGATGATGTTTTTGTTGAGCAAATGCGTGGACAGTTTGTCCCCGGGGATGTTTTAATAGCGATATCAGCAAGCGGAAATTCACCAAACCTTGTTAAGGCCGCTGAATATGCAAATGAACTAGGCGGTACTTCTATTTCATTCGTTGGATTTCTGGGAGGCAAATTGAATGAAATATCATCAATATCGCTATATACGCCAAACCCTAAAGGCGATTATGGCCCAATTGAAGATGTGCATATGATATTAAATCATATAATCGTTAATTACCTTTCAACCGATGATGAGTTTTTATCACTTACGGCTAAATAA
- a CDS encoding SDR family NAD(P)-dependent oxidoreductase produces the protein MDSISNIRIDFTGKIALITGGTRGIGRAIAARFLEAGSSVILTGTNLSEIEQLNKENAIERISYLQLDFTDKESVERFLLKLSKFDRVDVLINNAGINKVALNIDTTDADFDLLHNVNVKGPYILCREVSKLMKRNGYGRIVNITSIWSTITRPGRSVYATNKNAIVGLTKTLAVELGKDNILVNAVAPGFTLTELTAATNSAEDLQKLTEIIPMNRMAQPVEIANVILFLSSDLNSYLTGQNIIVDGGYTNV, from the coding sequence ATGGATAGCATATCTAACATAAGGATTGATTTTACCGGTAAAATAGCACTCATAACTGGCGGCACCAGAGGTATTGGGAGGGCTATTGCCGCACGTTTTCTAGAGGCCGGCTCTTCTGTAATTTTAACGGGAACCAATTTATCTGAGATTGAGCAGCTAAACAAGGAAAATGCTATTGAACGGATCAGTTATTTACAACTCGATTTTACAGATAAGGAATCGGTTGAACGATTTTTACTGAAGCTGAGTAAATTTGATAGGGTAGATGTGCTAATAAATAATGCAGGAATTAACAAAGTTGCGCTTAATATAGATACTACGGATGCTGATTTTGATTTGCTCCATAACGTTAATGTAAAGGGACCATATATACTTTGCAGAGAAGTTAGTAAGCTTATGAAAAGAAATGGTTACGGCCGAATTGTTAATATTACATCTATTTGGAGTACTATCACCAGGCCCGGACGTTCTGTTTACGCTACGAATAAAAATGCAATTGTTGGGCTTACTAAAACGCTGGCGGTAGAGTTGGGGAAAGATAATATATTGGTAAATGCAGTGGCGCCTGGTTTTACGCTCACTGAGCTTACGGCAGCTACAAACTCTGCCGAAGATTTGCAAAAATTAACAGAGATTATTCCAATGAACAGAATGGCTCAGCCGGTTGAGATTGCCAATGTTATACTTTTTTTAAGCAGCGATTTAAATAGTTATTTAACTGGTCAAAATATAATTGTTGATGGAGGATATACTAATGTATAA